From Diospyros lotus cultivar Yz01 chromosome 4, ASM1463336v1, whole genome shotgun sequence, a single genomic window includes:
- the LOC127799989 gene encoding inorganic phosphate transporter 1-4-like, with protein MAREQLQVLNALDVAKTQWYHFTAIVIAGMGFFTDAYDLFCISLVTKLLGRIYYHDNGDAKPGNLPPNVSAAVNGVALCGTLAGQLFFGWLGDKMGRKRVYGMTLMLMVIASIASGLSFGHSAKGVMTTLCFFRFWLGFGIGGDYPLSATIMSEYANKKTRGAFIAAVFAMQGFGILTGGVVAIIVSTTFKSKFPAPAYKDNPLASTVPEADYVWRIILMFGAIPAALTYYWRMKMPETARYTALIAKNAKQAAADMSKVLQVELEAEPDKLDKLAQEQKNSFGLFSKEFLRRHGLHLLGTTSTWFLLDIAFYSQNLFQKDIFSAVGWIPKAETMNAIEEVFRIARAQTLIALCSTVPGYWFTVALIDRIGRFAIQLMGFFFMTVFMFALAIPYNHWKHPDNRIGFVIMYALTFFFANFGPNATTFVVPAEIFPARLRSTCHGISAAAGKAGAIIGAFGFLYAAQDKNPAKTDKGYPPGIGVKNSLIVLGVVNFLGIMFTFLVPESKGKSLEEMSQENEEEEGSGAGPDIRAPPV; from the exons ATGGCGAGAGAGCAGCTGCAAGTGCTTAATGCACTTGATGTGGCGAAGACGCAATGGTACCACTTCACGGCAATTGTAATCGCCGGCATGGGCTTCTTCACCGACGCCTATGATCTGTTTTGCATCTCGTTGGTCACCAAGCTGCTCGGCCGGATTTATTACCACGACAACGGGGACGCCAAGCCGGGGAATCTGCCTCCCAATGTCTCCGCCGCCGTCAACGGCGTCGCCCTCTGCGGCACCCTCGCCGGGCAGCTCTTCTTCGGTTGGCTCGGAGACAAAATGGGCAGGAAGAGAGTCTATGGTATGACGCTTATGCTCATGGTCATCGCCTCAATTGCCTCTGGCTTGTCGTTTGGCCACAGTGCTAAAGGAGTCATGACCACTCTCTGCTTCTTCCGCTTCTGGCTCGGCTTCGGCATCGGCGGCGACTACCCTCTCTCCGCCACCATCATGTCGGAATACGCCAACAAAAAGACCCGCGGCGCCTTCATCGCTGCCGTGTTCGCCATGCAAGGCTTCGGAATTTTGACCGGCGGGGTTGTGGCCATCATAGTTTCTACTACTTTCAAGTCCAAATTCCCTGCCCCTGCATATAAAGACAACCCTCTTGCCTCGACTGTTCCGGAAGCCGACTATGTTTGGCGTATAATTCTAATGTTCGGAGCCATCCCGGCCGCGCTGACCTACTACTGGCGGATGAAGATGCCGGAAACTGCCAGGTACACCGCCCTAATCGCCAAGAACGCCAAGCAGGCGGCTGCCGATATGTCCAAAGTGTTGCAG GTTGAGTTAGAAGCAGAGCCGGACAAATTGGATAAGCTTGCTCAGGAGCAGAAGAACAGCTTCGGATTGTTCTCGAAGGAGTTTCTCCGCCGCCACGGGCTTCACTTGCTCGGCACCACCTCCACGTGGTTCCTCCTCGACATCGCCTTCTACAGCCAGAACCTCTTCCAGAAGGACATCTTCTCCGCGGTTGGGTGGATTCCCAAAGCCGAAACAATGAACGCCATTGAAGAGGTTTTCAGAATCGCGAGAGCTCAGACTCTCATTGCCCTCTGCAGCACCGTGCCCGGCTACTGGTTCACCGTGGCGTTGATCGACAGAATTGGCAGATTCGCCATTCAGCTGATGGGCTTCTTCTTCATGACAGTGTTCATGTTCGCCCTGGCCATTCCCTACAATCACTGGAAGCATCCGGACAACCGGATCGGCTTCGTCATCATGTACGCGCTCACCTTCTTCTTCGCGAATTTCGGGCCGAACGCGACAACCTTCGTCGTCCCGGCCGAGATTTTCCCGGCGAGGTTGAGATCCACTTGCCATGGAATCTCTGCGGCGGCCGGAAAAGCTGGCGCAATCATCGGGGCGTTCGGGTTCTTATATGCTGCTCAGGACAAGAACCCGGCGAAGACTGATAAAGGATACCCACCTGGTATTGGCGTGAAGAATTCACTCATCGTTCTCGGCGTAGTCAACTTCTTGGGCATCATGTTCACTTTCTTGGTGCCTGAATCCAAAGGAAAATCGCTGGAGGAAATGTCTCAGGaaaacgaggaagaagaagggtcTGGAGCTGGGCCTGACATTAGAGCTCCTCCAGTTTGA